A single window of Pieris rapae chromosome 4, ilPieRapa1.1, whole genome shotgun sequence DNA harbors:
- the LOC111001043 gene encoding perilipin-4 isoform X4: MFSGIAGAFRSIGEKTASLFERKKKDAEQLAQEKVAEAAHVVEEQVKKTGELVAGAEKSANDAANSATETKQSAIDALDKELSKVSLAAGEAKDAATKAVADGKKVVETTKDTLATTVDNTKKAAETALNTAKGTLSSTVDATKSTAQSVVDTGKSYASGAKENFDNSLEMSKESGDSFLETTKQYVSSVKDSVSSTVDSTMKAAQSTLETGKSYVDLTKDSVTNTIQSTVDTTKQTAQSAVDTGKSYVTSAKDTLSSTVEAAQKSAQSAFDNGKSYVDTAKETVEVNKNASVEASKAYIDSAKDTVTSTVDSTKKTAQSTMETGKSYVDSAKDTVQSTLKSTIDTAKSTANSVVETGKSYIDTAKDSVTNTVDYTKNTATSVVDTGSSYIGAAKDTVTNTVQSTLDVTKNVAQAAVEKGTALVGTAKDSVVNAVDTTKSVAQGAVDSTKTAAQSAVDTTKSVAQNIVEKGTSLVGTAKDTVASTVDSTKNVAASAADKGFGLMNSAKETVTNSVNSTVDTSKSVATSAYDKGTSYVNSAKDTVSSTIDSTKNVAASAVDKGVSIVGSAKDSVTNTLYGTVDASKNVASCVYEKGSSLVETAKDSVSSTVQNTVDTTKNVASAVYDKSASLVTGAKDTVSSLVSGDSNDTINTTVDHTKKAAEEAKEKARLAAEAAKEEAKRAANAAVEESKKAAEKAAADASNAVHSTVDNTLKRMEGAADEGLKNAGHVVDEKIKDADKYLNEKRENLVSNLSSTAKDGADAAAGLLSKGLTQFSK; the protein is encoded by the exons ATGTTCAGCGGAATCGCAG GCGCGTTCCGAAGCATCGGAGAGAAAACAGCATCACTCTTCGAGAGGAAGAAGAAGGATGCCGAGCAGCTCGCCCAAGAGAAAGTAGCTGAGGCCGCCCACGTTGTCGAGGAGCAGGTGAAAAAAACAGGTGAACTGGTCGCTGGTGCTGAGAAGAGCGCTAATGATGCTGCTAACTCAG CAACTGAAACGAAGCAATCGGCGATCGATGCTCTTGACAAGGAGCTGTCGAAGGTGTCCCTGGCTGCTGGTGAGGCAAAGGATGCTGCAACGAAGGCTGTAGCTGACGGAAAGAAGGTCGTTGAAACCACCAAAG ATACGTTAGCTACGACAGTTGATAACACAAAGAAAGCAGCGGAAACAGCACTGAACACAGCAAAAG GTACGCTCAGTAGTACAGTAGACGCTACTAAGAGCACAGCACAGTCTGTGGTGGATACGGGAAAGAGTTACGCATCTGGGGctaaag aaaACTTTGATAATTCATTAGAAATGTCCAAGGAAAGTGGTGATTCGTTTTTAGAGACAACTAAACAATATGTCTCTAGTGTAAAAG ATTCTGTATCAAGTACTGTAGACAGCACAATGAAGGCTGCACAAAGTACCTTAGAAACAGGAAAATCGTACGTCGATTTAACAAAAG actcTGTTACAAATACTATTCAATCAACTGTAGACACGACAAAGCAAACTGCTCAATCAGCTGTTGATACGGGAAAATCGTATGTCACTAGTGCCAAAG atACATTATCAAGCACAGTAGAAGCTGCACAAAAATCAGCACAATCTGCTTTTGATAATGGAAAGAGTTACGTAGATACTGCTAaag AAACCGTAGAGGTCAACAAAAATGCAAGCGTCGAAGCAAGCAAAGCCTATATAGATTCTGCGAAAG ATACTGTTACTAGCACTGTTGATAGTACAAAGAAAACTGCTCAAAGTACAATGGAAACCGGAAAATCTTATGTCGACTCTGCTAAAG ATACCGTTCAAAGCACATTAAAGAGCACAATAGATACAGCCAAAAGCACAGCCAATTCTGTTGTTGAAACTGGAAAATCTTACATCGATACAGCTAAAG actCTGTCACCAACACTGTAGATTATACCAAAAATACTGCCACGTCAGTTGTCGATACTGGGTCATCCTACATTGGTGCAGCCAAAG ATACTGTGACTAATACCGTACAAAGCACATTAGATGTTACAAAGAATGTTGCTCAAGCCGCTGTTGAAAAAGGCACTGCTCTTGTAGGCACCgctaaag ACTCCGTAGTAAATGCTGTAGATACGACAAAGTCTGTCGCACAAGGTGCAGTTGACTCAACTAAAACTGCAGCACAAAGTGCAGTGGACACGACCAAATCTGTGgcacaaaatattgtagaaaagGGTACATCATTAGTAGGCACTGCTAAAG aCACCGTAGCAAGCACTGTTGATTCTACCAAAAATGTAGCAGCATCAGCAGCTGATAAAGGATTTGGCTTAATGAATAGTGCTAAAG aaACAGTTACAAATTCAGTCAATTCTACTGTTGATACTTCTAAATCAGTAGCAACATCTGCGTATGATAAAGGAACTTCTTACGTTAACTCGGCGAAAG ACACAGTATCTAGCACGATAGATAGTACTAAAAATGTAGCAGCGTCAGCTGTCGATAAAGGAGTTTCTATAGTAGGAAGTGCTAAAG ATTCAGTTACAAATACATTGTACGGTACAGTAGATGCTAGTAAGAATGTGGCTTCATGCGTGTATGAAAAGGGATCCTCATTAGTAGAGACAGCAAAAG attcaGTATCAAGCACAGTCCAAAATACAGTAGACACTACGAAAAATGTAGCTAGCGCAGTTTACGACAAGAGTGCGTCACTAGTTACGGGTGCAAAAG ATACGGTGTCAAGTTTGGTGTCGGGTGATTCCAATG ATACAATTAACACGACGGTAGATCACACCAAGAAGGCTGCTGAGGAAGCAAAAGAGAAGGCAAGGTTGGCTGCGGAGGCAGCAAAGGAAGAGGCTAAACGAGCTGCCA ATGCAGCAGTAGAGGAATCCAAGAAGGCAGCAGAAAAGGCTGCAGCAGATGCAAGCAATGCTGTTCACAGTACCGTGGACAACACATTAAAACGTATGGAAGGAGCCGCTGATGAAGGCCTGAAGAATGCTGGCCACGTCGTTGATGAAAAAATTAAGGATGCCGACAAGTACCTCAATGAGAAACGTGAAAAT
- the LOC111001043 gene encoding perilipin-4 isoform X7 has translation MFSGIAGAFRSIGEKTASLFERKKKDAEQLAQEKVAEAAHVVEEQVKKTGELVAGAEKSANDAANSATETKQSAIDALDKELSKVSLAAGEAKDAATKAVADGKKVVETTKDTLATTVDNTKKAAETALNTAKGTLSSTVDATKSTAQSVVDTGKSYASGAKENFDNSLEMSKESGDSFLETTKQYVSSVKDSVSSTVDSTMKAAQSTLETGKSYVDLTKDSVTNTIQSTVDTTKQTAQSAVDTGKSYVTSAKDTLSSTVEAAQKSAQSAFDNGKSYVDTAKETVEVNKNASVEASKAYIDSAKDTVTSTVDSTKKTAQSTMETGKSYVDSAKDTVQSTLKSTIDTAKSTANSVVETGKSYIDTAKDSVTNTVDYTKNTATSVVDTGSSYIGAAKDTVTNTVQSTLDVTKNVAQAAVEKGTALVGTAKDSVVNAVDTTKSVAQGAVDSTKTAAQSAVDTTKSVAQNIVEKGTSLVGTAKDTVASTVDSTKNVAASAADKGFGLMNSAKETVTNSVNSTVDTSKSVATSAYDKGTSYVNSAKDTVSSTIDSTKNVAASAVDKGVSIVGSAKDTVASTLDTTKNVASSAVEKGSSLVGSAKDSVSSTVQNTVDTTKNVASAVYDKSASLVTGAKDTVSSLVSGDSNDTINTTVDHTKKAAEEAKEKARLAAEAAKEEAKRAANAAVEESKKAAEKAAADASNAVHSTVDNTLKRMEGAADEGLKNAGHVVDEKIKDADKYLNEKRENLVSNLSSTAKDGADAAAGLLSKGLTQFSK, from the exons ATGTTCAGCGGAATCGCAG GCGCGTTCCGAAGCATCGGAGAGAAAACAGCATCACTCTTCGAGAGGAAGAAGAAGGATGCCGAGCAGCTCGCCCAAGAGAAAGTAGCTGAGGCCGCCCACGTTGTCGAGGAGCAGGTGAAAAAAACAGGTGAACTGGTCGCTGGTGCTGAGAAGAGCGCTAATGATGCTGCTAACTCAG CAACTGAAACGAAGCAATCGGCGATCGATGCTCTTGACAAGGAGCTGTCGAAGGTGTCCCTGGCTGCTGGTGAGGCAAAGGATGCTGCAACGAAGGCTGTAGCTGACGGAAAGAAGGTCGTTGAAACCACCAAAG ATACGTTAGCTACGACAGTTGATAACACAAAGAAAGCAGCGGAAACAGCACTGAACACAGCAAAAG GTACGCTCAGTAGTACAGTAGACGCTACTAAGAGCACAGCACAGTCTGTGGTGGATACGGGAAAGAGTTACGCATCTGGGGctaaag aaaACTTTGATAATTCATTAGAAATGTCCAAGGAAAGTGGTGATTCGTTTTTAGAGACAACTAAACAATATGTCTCTAGTGTAAAAG ATTCTGTATCAAGTACTGTAGACAGCACAATGAAGGCTGCACAAAGTACCTTAGAAACAGGAAAATCGTACGTCGATTTAACAAAAG actcTGTTACAAATACTATTCAATCAACTGTAGACACGACAAAGCAAACTGCTCAATCAGCTGTTGATACGGGAAAATCGTATGTCACTAGTGCCAAAG atACATTATCAAGCACAGTAGAAGCTGCACAAAAATCAGCACAATCTGCTTTTGATAATGGAAAGAGTTACGTAGATACTGCTAaag AAACCGTAGAGGTCAACAAAAATGCAAGCGTCGAAGCAAGCAAAGCCTATATAGATTCTGCGAAAG ATACTGTTACTAGCACTGTTGATAGTACAAAGAAAACTGCTCAAAGTACAATGGAAACCGGAAAATCTTATGTCGACTCTGCTAAAG ATACCGTTCAAAGCACATTAAAGAGCACAATAGATACAGCCAAAAGCACAGCCAATTCTGTTGTTGAAACTGGAAAATCTTACATCGATACAGCTAAAG actCTGTCACCAACACTGTAGATTATACCAAAAATACTGCCACGTCAGTTGTCGATACTGGGTCATCCTACATTGGTGCAGCCAAAG ATACTGTGACTAATACCGTACAAAGCACATTAGATGTTACAAAGAATGTTGCTCAAGCCGCTGTTGAAAAAGGCACTGCTCTTGTAGGCACCgctaaag ACTCCGTAGTAAATGCTGTAGATACGACAAAGTCTGTCGCACAAGGTGCAGTTGACTCAACTAAAACTGCAGCACAAAGTGCAGTGGACACGACCAAATCTGTGgcacaaaatattgtagaaaagGGTACATCATTAGTAGGCACTGCTAAAG aCACCGTAGCAAGCACTGTTGATTCTACCAAAAATGTAGCAGCATCAGCAGCTGATAAAGGATTTGGCTTAATGAATAGTGCTAAAG aaACAGTTACAAATTCAGTCAATTCTACTGTTGATACTTCTAAATCAGTAGCAACATCTGCGTATGATAAAGGAACTTCTTACGTTAACTCGGCGAAAG ACACAGTATCTAGCACGATAGATAGTACTAAAAATGTAGCAGCGTCAGCTGTCGATAAAGGAGTTTCTATAGTAGGAAGTGCTAAAG ATACGGTAGCAAGCACTCTTGATACAACAAAAAACGTAGCGTCATCGGCAGTAGAAAAGGGCTCTTCTTTAGTTGGTAGTGCAAAAG attcaGTATCAAGCACAGTCCAAAATACAGTAGACACTACGAAAAATGTAGCTAGCGCAGTTTACGACAAGAGTGCGTCACTAGTTACGGGTGCAAAAG ATACGGTGTCAAGTTTGGTGTCGGGTGATTCCAATG ATACAATTAACACGACGGTAGATCACACCAAGAAGGCTGCTGAGGAAGCAAAAGAGAAGGCAAGGTTGGCTGCGGAGGCAGCAAAGGAAGAGGCTAAACGAGCTGCCA ATGCAGCAGTAGAGGAATCCAAGAAGGCAGCAGAAAAGGCTGCAGCAGATGCAAGCAATGCTGTTCACAGTACCGTGGACAACACATTAAAACGTATGGAAGGAGCCGCTGATGAAGGCCTGAAGAATGCTGGCCACGTCGTTGATGAAAAAATTAAGGATGCCGACAAGTACCTCAATGAGAAACGTGAAAAT
- the LOC111001043 gene encoding perilipin-4 isoform X15, whose amino-acid sequence MFSGIAGAFRSIGEKTASLFERKKKDAEQLAQEKVAEAAHVVEEQVKKTGELVAGAEKSANDAANSATETKQSAIDALDKELSKVSLAAGEAKDAATKAVADGKKVVETTKDTLATTVDNTKKAAETALNTAKGTLSSTVDATKSTAQSVVDTGKSYASGAKENFDNSLEMSKESGDSFLETTKQYVSSVKDSVSSTVDSTMKAAQSTLETGKSYVDLTKDSVTNTIQSTVDTTKQTAQSAVDTGKSYVTSAKDTLSSTVEAAQKSAQSAFDNGKSYVDTAKETVEVNKNASVEASKAYIDSAKDTVTSTVDSTKKTAQSTMETGKSYVDSAKDTVQSTLKSTIDTAKSTANSVVETGKSYIDTAKDSVTNTVDYTKNTATSVVDTGSSYIGAAKDTVTNTVQSTLDVTKNVAQAAVEKGTALVGTAKDSVVNAVDTTKSVAQGAVDSTKTAAQSAVDTTKSVAQNIVEKGTSLVGTAKDTVASTVDSTKNVAASAADKGFGLMNSAKETVTNSVNSTVDTSKSVATSAYDKGTSYVNSAKDTVSSTIDSTKNVAASAVDKGVSIVGSAKDSVTNTLYGTVDASKNVASCVYEKGSSLVETAKDTVSSLVSGDSNDAAVEESKKAAEKAAADASNAVHSTVDNTLKRMEGAADEGLKNAGHVVDEKIKDADKYLNEKRENLVSNLSSTAKDGADAAAGLLSKGLTQFSK is encoded by the exons ATGTTCAGCGGAATCGCAG GCGCGTTCCGAAGCATCGGAGAGAAAACAGCATCACTCTTCGAGAGGAAGAAGAAGGATGCCGAGCAGCTCGCCCAAGAGAAAGTAGCTGAGGCCGCCCACGTTGTCGAGGAGCAGGTGAAAAAAACAGGTGAACTGGTCGCTGGTGCTGAGAAGAGCGCTAATGATGCTGCTAACTCAG CAACTGAAACGAAGCAATCGGCGATCGATGCTCTTGACAAGGAGCTGTCGAAGGTGTCCCTGGCTGCTGGTGAGGCAAAGGATGCTGCAACGAAGGCTGTAGCTGACGGAAAGAAGGTCGTTGAAACCACCAAAG ATACGTTAGCTACGACAGTTGATAACACAAAGAAAGCAGCGGAAACAGCACTGAACACAGCAAAAG GTACGCTCAGTAGTACAGTAGACGCTACTAAGAGCACAGCACAGTCTGTGGTGGATACGGGAAAGAGTTACGCATCTGGGGctaaag aaaACTTTGATAATTCATTAGAAATGTCCAAGGAAAGTGGTGATTCGTTTTTAGAGACAACTAAACAATATGTCTCTAGTGTAAAAG ATTCTGTATCAAGTACTGTAGACAGCACAATGAAGGCTGCACAAAGTACCTTAGAAACAGGAAAATCGTACGTCGATTTAACAAAAG actcTGTTACAAATACTATTCAATCAACTGTAGACACGACAAAGCAAACTGCTCAATCAGCTGTTGATACGGGAAAATCGTATGTCACTAGTGCCAAAG atACATTATCAAGCACAGTAGAAGCTGCACAAAAATCAGCACAATCTGCTTTTGATAATGGAAAGAGTTACGTAGATACTGCTAaag AAACCGTAGAGGTCAACAAAAATGCAAGCGTCGAAGCAAGCAAAGCCTATATAGATTCTGCGAAAG ATACTGTTACTAGCACTGTTGATAGTACAAAGAAAACTGCTCAAAGTACAATGGAAACCGGAAAATCTTATGTCGACTCTGCTAAAG ATACCGTTCAAAGCACATTAAAGAGCACAATAGATACAGCCAAAAGCACAGCCAATTCTGTTGTTGAAACTGGAAAATCTTACATCGATACAGCTAAAG actCTGTCACCAACACTGTAGATTATACCAAAAATACTGCCACGTCAGTTGTCGATACTGGGTCATCCTACATTGGTGCAGCCAAAG ATACTGTGACTAATACCGTACAAAGCACATTAGATGTTACAAAGAATGTTGCTCAAGCCGCTGTTGAAAAAGGCACTGCTCTTGTAGGCACCgctaaag ACTCCGTAGTAAATGCTGTAGATACGACAAAGTCTGTCGCACAAGGTGCAGTTGACTCAACTAAAACTGCAGCACAAAGTGCAGTGGACACGACCAAATCTGTGgcacaaaatattgtagaaaagGGTACATCATTAGTAGGCACTGCTAAAG aCACCGTAGCAAGCACTGTTGATTCTACCAAAAATGTAGCAGCATCAGCAGCTGATAAAGGATTTGGCTTAATGAATAGTGCTAAAG aaACAGTTACAAATTCAGTCAATTCTACTGTTGATACTTCTAAATCAGTAGCAACATCTGCGTATGATAAAGGAACTTCTTACGTTAACTCGGCGAAAG ACACAGTATCTAGCACGATAGATAGTACTAAAAATGTAGCAGCGTCAGCTGTCGATAAAGGAGTTTCTATAGTAGGAAGTGCTAAAG ATTCAGTTACAAATACATTGTACGGTACAGTAGATGCTAGTAAGAATGTGGCTTCATGCGTGTATGAAAAGGGATCCTCATTAGTAGAGACAGCAAAAG ATACGGTGTCAAGTTTGGTGTCGGGTGATTCCAATG ATGCAGCAGTAGAGGAATCCAAGAAGGCAGCAGAAAAGGCTGCAGCAGATGCAAGCAATGCTGTTCACAGTACCGTGGACAACACATTAAAACGTATGGAAGGAGCCGCTGATGAAGGCCTGAAGAATGCTGGCCACGTCGTTGATGAAAAAATTAAGGATGCCGACAAGTACCTCAATGAGAAACGTGAAAAT
- the LOC111001043 gene encoding perilipin-4 isoform X6 yields MFSGIAGAFRSIGEKTASLFERKKKDAEQLAQEKVAEAAHVVEEQVKKTGELVAGAEKSANDAANSATETKQSAIDALDKELSKVSLAAGEAKDAATKAVADGKKVVETTKDTLATTVDNTKKAAETALNTAKGTLSSTVDATKSTAQSVVDTGKSYASGAKENFDNSLEMSKESGDSFLETTKQYVSSVKDSVSSTVDSTMKAAQSTLETGKSYVDLTKDSVTNTIQSTVDTTKQTAQSAVDTGKSYVTSAKDTLSSTVEAAQKSAQSAFDNGKSYVDTAKETVEVNKNASVEASKAYIDSAKDTVTSTVDSTKKTAQSTMETGKSYVDSAKDTVQSTLKSTIDTAKSTANSVVETGKSYIDTAKDSVTNTVDYTKNTATSVVDTGSSYIGAAKDTVTNTVQSTLDVTKNVAQAAVEKGTALVGTAKDSVVNAVDTTKSVAQGAVDSTKTAAQSAVDTTKSVAQNIVEKGTSLVGTAKDTVASTVDSTKNVAASAADKGFGLMNSAKDTVSSTIDSTKNVAASAVDKGVSIVGSAKDSVTNTLYGTVDASKNVASCVYEKGSSLVETAKDTVASTLDTTKNVASSAVEKGSSLVGSAKDSVSSTVQNTVDTTKNVASAVYDKSASLVTGAKDTVSSLVSGDSNDTINTTVDHTKKAAEEAKEKARLAAEAAKEEAKRAANAAVEESKKAAEKAAADASNAVHSTVDNTLKRMEGAADEGLKNAGHVVDEKIKDADKYLNEKRENLVSNLSSTAKDGADAAAGLLSKGLTQFSK; encoded by the exons ATGTTCAGCGGAATCGCAG GCGCGTTCCGAAGCATCGGAGAGAAAACAGCATCACTCTTCGAGAGGAAGAAGAAGGATGCCGAGCAGCTCGCCCAAGAGAAAGTAGCTGAGGCCGCCCACGTTGTCGAGGAGCAGGTGAAAAAAACAGGTGAACTGGTCGCTGGTGCTGAGAAGAGCGCTAATGATGCTGCTAACTCAG CAACTGAAACGAAGCAATCGGCGATCGATGCTCTTGACAAGGAGCTGTCGAAGGTGTCCCTGGCTGCTGGTGAGGCAAAGGATGCTGCAACGAAGGCTGTAGCTGACGGAAAGAAGGTCGTTGAAACCACCAAAG ATACGTTAGCTACGACAGTTGATAACACAAAGAAAGCAGCGGAAACAGCACTGAACACAGCAAAAG GTACGCTCAGTAGTACAGTAGACGCTACTAAGAGCACAGCACAGTCTGTGGTGGATACGGGAAAGAGTTACGCATCTGGGGctaaag aaaACTTTGATAATTCATTAGAAATGTCCAAGGAAAGTGGTGATTCGTTTTTAGAGACAACTAAACAATATGTCTCTAGTGTAAAAG ATTCTGTATCAAGTACTGTAGACAGCACAATGAAGGCTGCACAAAGTACCTTAGAAACAGGAAAATCGTACGTCGATTTAACAAAAG actcTGTTACAAATACTATTCAATCAACTGTAGACACGACAAAGCAAACTGCTCAATCAGCTGTTGATACGGGAAAATCGTATGTCACTAGTGCCAAAG atACATTATCAAGCACAGTAGAAGCTGCACAAAAATCAGCACAATCTGCTTTTGATAATGGAAAGAGTTACGTAGATACTGCTAaag AAACCGTAGAGGTCAACAAAAATGCAAGCGTCGAAGCAAGCAAAGCCTATATAGATTCTGCGAAAG ATACTGTTACTAGCACTGTTGATAGTACAAAGAAAACTGCTCAAAGTACAATGGAAACCGGAAAATCTTATGTCGACTCTGCTAAAG ATACCGTTCAAAGCACATTAAAGAGCACAATAGATACAGCCAAAAGCACAGCCAATTCTGTTGTTGAAACTGGAAAATCTTACATCGATACAGCTAAAG actCTGTCACCAACACTGTAGATTATACCAAAAATACTGCCACGTCAGTTGTCGATACTGGGTCATCCTACATTGGTGCAGCCAAAG ATACTGTGACTAATACCGTACAAAGCACATTAGATGTTACAAAGAATGTTGCTCAAGCCGCTGTTGAAAAAGGCACTGCTCTTGTAGGCACCgctaaag ACTCCGTAGTAAATGCTGTAGATACGACAAAGTCTGTCGCACAAGGTGCAGTTGACTCAACTAAAACTGCAGCACAAAGTGCAGTGGACACGACCAAATCTGTGgcacaaaatattgtagaaaagGGTACATCATTAGTAGGCACTGCTAAAG aCACCGTAGCAAGCACTGTTGATTCTACCAAAAATGTAGCAGCATCAGCAGCTGATAAAGGATTTGGCTTAATGAATAGTGCTAAAG ACACAGTATCTAGCACGATAGATAGTACTAAAAATGTAGCAGCGTCAGCTGTCGATAAAGGAGTTTCTATAGTAGGAAGTGCTAAAG ATTCAGTTACAAATACATTGTACGGTACAGTAGATGCTAGTAAGAATGTGGCTTCATGCGTGTATGAAAAGGGATCCTCATTAGTAGAGACAGCAAAAG ATACGGTAGCAAGCACTCTTGATACAACAAAAAACGTAGCGTCATCGGCAGTAGAAAAGGGCTCTTCTTTAGTTGGTAGTGCAAAAG attcaGTATCAAGCACAGTCCAAAATACAGTAGACACTACGAAAAATGTAGCTAGCGCAGTTTACGACAAGAGTGCGTCACTAGTTACGGGTGCAAAAG ATACGGTGTCAAGTTTGGTGTCGGGTGATTCCAATG ATACAATTAACACGACGGTAGATCACACCAAGAAGGCTGCTGAGGAAGCAAAAGAGAAGGCAAGGTTGGCTGCGGAGGCAGCAAAGGAAGAGGCTAAACGAGCTGCCA ATGCAGCAGTAGAGGAATCCAAGAAGGCAGCAGAAAAGGCTGCAGCAGATGCAAGCAATGCTGTTCACAGTACCGTGGACAACACATTAAAACGTATGGAAGGAGCCGCTGATGAAGGCCTGAAGAATGCTGGCCACGTCGTTGATGAAAAAATTAAGGATGCCGACAAGTACCTCAATGAGAAACGTGAAAAT
- the LOC111001043 gene encoding perilipin-4 isoform X10, with protein MFSGIAGAFRSIGEKTASLFERKKKDAEQLAQEKVAEAAHVVEEQVKKTGELVAGAEKSANDAANSATETKQSAIDALDKELSKVSLAAGEAKDAATKAVADGKKVVETTKDTLATTVDNTKKAAETALNTAKGTLSSTVDATKSTAQSVVDTGKSYASGAKENFDNSLEMSKESGDSFLETTKQYVSSVKDSVSSTVDSTMKAAQSTLETGKSYVDLTKDSVTNTIQSTVDTTKQTAQSAVDTGKSYVTSAKDTLSSTVEAAQKSAQSAFDNGKSYVDTAKETVEVNKNASVEASKAYIDSAKDTVTSTVDSTKKTAQSTMETGKSYVDSAKDTVQSTLKSTIDTAKSTANSVVETGKSYIDTAKDSVTNTVDYTKNTATSVVDTGSSYIGAAKDTVTNTVQSTLDVTKNVAQAAVEKGTALVGTAKDSVVNAVDTTKSVAQGAVDSTKTAAQSAVDTTKSVAQNIVEKGTSLVGTAKDTVASTVDSTKNVAASAADKGFGLMNSAKDSVTNTLYGTVDASKNVASCVYEKGSSLVETAKDTVASTLDTTKNVASSAVEKGSSLVGSAKDSVSSTVQNTVDTTKNVASAVYDKSASLVTGAKDTVSSLVSGDSNDTINTTVDHTKKAAEEAKEKARLAAEAAKEEAKRAANAAVEESKKAAEKAAADASNAVHSTVDNTLKRMEGAADEGLKNAGHVVDEKIKDADKYLNEKRENLVSNLSSTAKDGADAAAGLLSKGLTQFSK; from the exons ATGTTCAGCGGAATCGCAG GCGCGTTCCGAAGCATCGGAGAGAAAACAGCATCACTCTTCGAGAGGAAGAAGAAGGATGCCGAGCAGCTCGCCCAAGAGAAAGTAGCTGAGGCCGCCCACGTTGTCGAGGAGCAGGTGAAAAAAACAGGTGAACTGGTCGCTGGTGCTGAGAAGAGCGCTAATGATGCTGCTAACTCAG CAACTGAAACGAAGCAATCGGCGATCGATGCTCTTGACAAGGAGCTGTCGAAGGTGTCCCTGGCTGCTGGTGAGGCAAAGGATGCTGCAACGAAGGCTGTAGCTGACGGAAAGAAGGTCGTTGAAACCACCAAAG ATACGTTAGCTACGACAGTTGATAACACAAAGAAAGCAGCGGAAACAGCACTGAACACAGCAAAAG GTACGCTCAGTAGTACAGTAGACGCTACTAAGAGCACAGCACAGTCTGTGGTGGATACGGGAAAGAGTTACGCATCTGGGGctaaag aaaACTTTGATAATTCATTAGAAATGTCCAAGGAAAGTGGTGATTCGTTTTTAGAGACAACTAAACAATATGTCTCTAGTGTAAAAG ATTCTGTATCAAGTACTGTAGACAGCACAATGAAGGCTGCACAAAGTACCTTAGAAACAGGAAAATCGTACGTCGATTTAACAAAAG actcTGTTACAAATACTATTCAATCAACTGTAGACACGACAAAGCAAACTGCTCAATCAGCTGTTGATACGGGAAAATCGTATGTCACTAGTGCCAAAG atACATTATCAAGCACAGTAGAAGCTGCACAAAAATCAGCACAATCTGCTTTTGATAATGGAAAGAGTTACGTAGATACTGCTAaag AAACCGTAGAGGTCAACAAAAATGCAAGCGTCGAAGCAAGCAAAGCCTATATAGATTCTGCGAAAG ATACTGTTACTAGCACTGTTGATAGTACAAAGAAAACTGCTCAAAGTACAATGGAAACCGGAAAATCTTATGTCGACTCTGCTAAAG ATACCGTTCAAAGCACATTAAAGAGCACAATAGATACAGCCAAAAGCACAGCCAATTCTGTTGTTGAAACTGGAAAATCTTACATCGATACAGCTAAAG actCTGTCACCAACACTGTAGATTATACCAAAAATACTGCCACGTCAGTTGTCGATACTGGGTCATCCTACATTGGTGCAGCCAAAG ATACTGTGACTAATACCGTACAAAGCACATTAGATGTTACAAAGAATGTTGCTCAAGCCGCTGTTGAAAAAGGCACTGCTCTTGTAGGCACCgctaaag ACTCCGTAGTAAATGCTGTAGATACGACAAAGTCTGTCGCACAAGGTGCAGTTGACTCAACTAAAACTGCAGCACAAAGTGCAGTGGACACGACCAAATCTGTGgcacaaaatattgtagaaaagGGTACATCATTAGTAGGCACTGCTAAAG aCACCGTAGCAAGCACTGTTGATTCTACCAAAAATGTAGCAGCATCAGCAGCTGATAAAGGATTTGGCTTAATGAATAGTGCTAAAG ATTCAGTTACAAATACATTGTACGGTACAGTAGATGCTAGTAAGAATGTGGCTTCATGCGTGTATGAAAAGGGATCCTCATTAGTAGAGACAGCAAAAG ATACGGTAGCAAGCACTCTTGATACAACAAAAAACGTAGCGTCATCGGCAGTAGAAAAGGGCTCTTCTTTAGTTGGTAGTGCAAAAG attcaGTATCAAGCACAGTCCAAAATACAGTAGACACTACGAAAAATGTAGCTAGCGCAGTTTACGACAAGAGTGCGTCACTAGTTACGGGTGCAAAAG ATACGGTGTCAAGTTTGGTGTCGGGTGATTCCAATG ATACAATTAACACGACGGTAGATCACACCAAGAAGGCTGCTGAGGAAGCAAAAGAGAAGGCAAGGTTGGCTGCGGAGGCAGCAAAGGAAGAGGCTAAACGAGCTGCCA ATGCAGCAGTAGAGGAATCCAAGAAGGCAGCAGAAAAGGCTGCAGCAGATGCAAGCAATGCTGTTCACAGTACCGTGGACAACACATTAAAACGTATGGAAGGAGCCGCTGATGAAGGCCTGAAGAATGCTGGCCACGTCGTTGATGAAAAAATTAAGGATGCCGACAAGTACCTCAATGAGAAACGTGAAAAT